In one Zobellia galactanivorans genomic region, the following are encoded:
- a CDS encoding sulfatase family protein, giving the protein MKSIIRGLLAVSVLIGCSEKPKKQEVAPVAQETPNIILLMADDQGWGDVGYNGHPHLKTPNLDAMAAEGAVFERFYAASAVCSPTRGSVMTGRHPLRYGICHANCGHIKPEEITLGEMVKGLGYTTGHFGKWHLGTLTRDTIEANRGGRPKFDGDYAPPWDHGFDVSFVTESKVPTWNPMVTPPKSSGDVSGNLKEGMPFNTSYWTGPGEIAVDNLEGDDSRVIMDRAIPFIEKAVKNKKAFLSIIWFHTPHLPVLTGDEERKSYTGLSEDQQHYYGVISAMDKQIGRLRNRLKDLGVAENTVLFYTSDNGPEGKSVGGRTQGVTKGLKGRKRSLNEGGIRVPGIMEWTGRIKPGTKVEAPCFTSDYFPTIANILGVDLAENNRPYDGVDMFPFVSGEQKRREKPLAFDFQGQAALIDNEYKIYSDDKGKNFTLYNLQNDAAESVDLAEEQPEKFNEMLAYWHQWKTSQKRSALGEDY; this is encoded by the coding sequence ATGAAATCAATTATAAGAGGCCTGTTGGCCGTAAGTGTTTTGATCGGATGTTCCGAAAAACCCAAAAAACAGGAAGTAGCTCCTGTGGCGCAGGAAACCCCCAATATTATTTTATTAATGGCCGATGATCAAGGTTGGGGTGATGTGGGGTATAATGGGCACCCCCATTTAAAAACCCCGAACTTAGATGCAATGGCCGCTGAAGGAGCGGTTTTTGAACGATTCTATGCGGCATCTGCGGTATGTTCCCCTACACGGGGCAGTGTAATGACAGGAAGGCACCCTTTGCGCTATGGAATTTGCCATGCCAATTGCGGGCATATAAAACCAGAGGAAATTACCTTAGGGGAGATGGTCAAGGGCTTAGGCTATACAACGGGACATTTCGGCAAATGGCATTTAGGTACGCTTACTCGAGATACGATTGAGGCAAATAGGGGCGGTAGGCCCAAATTTGATGGGGATTATGCCCCTCCTTGGGACCATGGTTTTGATGTTAGTTTTGTAACCGAGTCCAAAGTGCCTACATGGAATCCTATGGTTACGCCTCCCAAGTCATCGGGCGACGTGAGTGGAAACCTGAAAGAAGGCATGCCTTTCAATACTTCGTATTGGACCGGACCTGGGGAAATAGCGGTTGATAATCTAGAGGGCGATGATTCTAGGGTCATTATGGATCGGGCGATTCCTTTTATAGAGAAAGCGGTAAAGAACAAGAAGGCATTTTTAAGTATTATCTGGTTTCATACCCCACATTTACCAGTATTGACCGGGGATGAGGAAAGAAAATCGTATACAGGACTCTCGGAAGACCAACAGCACTATTATGGGGTTATATCGGCGATGGATAAGCAAATAGGCCGCTTGCGGAATAGACTAAAAGACTTGGGTGTGGCCGAAAATACGGTGCTCTTCTATACAAGTGATAACGGGCCTGAAGGAAAATCCGTTGGCGGAAGGACCCAAGGGGTGACCAAGGGCTTGAAAGGAAGGAAAAGAAGCCTTAATGAAGGCGGAATACGGGTTCCGGGAATCATGGAGTGGACGGGTAGGATCAAGCCCGGTACAAAGGTGGAAGCTCCTTGCTTTACTTCCGATTATTTCCCGACAATTGCCAATATATTGGGGGTGGACCTAGCGGAAAATAATAGGCCTTATGACGGGGTGGATATGTTTCCCTTCGTCAGTGGGGAGCAAAAACGAAGGGAAAAACCTTTGGCCTTCGATTTTCAAGGTCAGGCGGCTTTAATAGATAATGAGTATAAAATATACAGTGATGATAAAGGGAAGAACTTCACGCTGTATAATCTCCAAAACGATGCGGCGGAAAGTGTTGATCTAGCTGAAGAACAGCCGGAAAAATTCAATGAAATGCTTGCGTATTGGCATCAATGGAAGACTTCCCAAAAAAGAAGTGCCTTGGGTGAGGACTATTAG